One stretch of Armatimonadota bacterium DNA includes these proteins:
- a CDS encoding aquaporin, giving the protein MNIRAYLAEFIGTFALVFVGVMAMIHLGPGSGGLLGVALAHGLAIAVLVSATMAISGGHLNPAVTLAIWMARRIKIGDALAYIVAQCLGAVVAAASVYQIMGYEALAQGTLVTRSIEPMPALALEAIATFFLVFAVFGTAIDKRAPKVGGLYIGLSITMGILAIGPITGAALNPARWLGPALIGKTEMQPMIYIAGPVLGALVAALVYQYVMMGRDQIPEPE; this is encoded by the coding sequence TCCGAGCGTATTTGGCAGAGTTTATCGGCACGTTTGCCCTGGTTTTCGTCGGGGTCATGGCGATGATCCACCTAGGCCCCGGCTCCGGTGGTCTGCTCGGCGTCGCACTGGCGCACGGTCTGGCGATCGCCGTGCTTGTCAGCGCGACGATGGCGATCAGCGGCGGCCACCTGAATCCGGCTGTGACCCTGGCGATCTGGATGGCCCGCAGGATCAAGATCGGCGACGCTCTGGCTTACATCGTGGCGCAGTGCCTCGGGGCTGTCGTTGCCGCCGCCTCGGTTTATCAAATTATGGGGTACGAAGCCCTCGCCCAGGGCACGCTGGTCACGCGTTCTATAGAGCCGATGCCTGCGCTTGCGCTAGAGGCGATTGCGACGTTCTTCCTGGTGTTTGCAGTATTTGGCACTGCCATCGACAAGCGCGCACCCAAGGTGGGCGGGCTGTACATCGGCCTCTCGATCACGATGGGGATCCTTGCCATCGGCCCGATAACGGGCGCCGCTCTAAACCCCGCGCGCTGGCTCGGTCCGGCGCTTATCGGCAAGACGGAAATGCAGCCGATGATCTACATCGCTGGCCCGGTGCTTGGTGCATTGGTCGCGGCGCTGGTGTACCAGTACGTGATGATGGGTCGCGACCAAATACCGGAGCCGGAGTAG
- a CDS encoding ATP-dependent Clp protease ATP-binding subunit, with amino-acid sequence MWQRFTERARKVVFFAQEEAQKFGEGYVSTEHLLLGLVRENDSVAARVLERLGVGLNRIRAEIEKQLPRGDARPPQDMSLTPRAKRVIDLAYDEARNLNNNYIGTEHLLLGLIREGDGLAGRVLNKLGVELERARREVMALQDNDMPVRGGSKAASGAATSAKTQTLDEFGRDLTEMAREGKLDPVVGRQQEIERIMQILTRRTKNNPCLIGDPGVGKTAVAEGLALRIVSGDIPDLLRDKRIVSLDLAGLVAGTKYRGEFEERMKKVMDEVRRADGEIILFVDELHTLVGAGAAEGAIDASNILKPALARGELQCIGATTHEEFRKYIEKDAALERRFQSVKIREPNEEEAIDILKGLRERYEAHHNVEITNDALVAAVQLAQRYITDRTLPDKAIDLMDEAASRVRLQQSLPPFEVRQDKVRIGKMKSELEHLVRRSPDGDDAKKLEAEIEELQDSVSEREEAWHAEEKPEPVVDEGEIATIVQSWTGIPVTRLVEAESQKLLRMEDDLHKRIIGQAVAVSAVSRAIRRARSGLKDPKRPIASFIMLGPTGVGKTELAKALAEYLYEKESSMIRLDMSEYMERFAVSRLTGAPPGYVGYDDGGQLTEQVRRNPYAVILLDEIEKAHPEVFNLLLQVMEDGQLTDSQGRTVDFKNTIIIMTSNVGVRPVELDKGLGFRDVTLDPDDPKTYETMKKRMMSEMKKTFRPEFLNRVDEIVVFQHLTRDEILKVADLYMERINRQAKEIGISIELSEKLKDMLVDKGYDPNLGARPLRRAVQRYIEDPLSEELLLSHFSEGDAILADLDEDGNVMFRRKGTDEGPAKEEAEIIPN; translated from the coding sequence ATGTGGCAACGCTTTACAGAGCGAGCGAGAAAAGTGGTCTTCTTCGCGCAAGAAGAAGCACAGAAGTTCGGCGAAGGATACGTTTCGACGGAGCACCTGCTTCTGGGCCTCGTGCGTGAAAACGACAGCGTGGCGGCGCGAGTTTTGGAACGGTTGGGCGTAGGGCTCAACCGAATCCGCGCCGAGATCGAAAAGCAGCTGCCGCGCGGCGACGCCAGGCCCCCGCAAGATATGTCGCTCACTCCTCGGGCAAAGCGCGTCATCGACCTAGCGTACGACGAAGCGAGAAACCTGAACAACAACTACATCGGCACCGAGCACCTGTTGCTCGGGCTCATCCGCGAGGGCGACGGCCTCGCTGGCCGCGTGCTGAACAAACTGGGCGTGGAGTTAGAGCGGGCAAGGCGAGAGGTCATGGCGCTTCAGGACAACGACATGCCGGTTCGCGGCGGAAGCAAGGCGGCCAGTGGCGCCGCCACAAGCGCCAAAACGCAGACGCTCGACGAGTTTGGGCGCGATCTGACCGAAATGGCAAGGGAGGGAAAGCTCGACCCGGTTGTCGGAAGGCAGCAGGAGATCGAGCGGATCATGCAGATCCTGACCCGGCGAACGAAGAACAACCCGTGCCTGATCGGCGATCCCGGCGTCGGCAAGACGGCGGTTGCCGAGGGGCTGGCGCTCCGAATCGTCAGCGGTGACATTCCAGATTTGCTGCGTGACAAGCGCATCGTTTCCCTCGATCTGGCAGGCCTCGTCGCAGGAACCAAGTATCGCGGCGAGTTCGAAGAGCGCATGAAGAAGGTGATGGACGAGGTTCGGCGGGCTGACGGAGAGATCATTCTGTTCGTCGACGAACTGCACACGTTGGTCGGGGCCGGCGCCGCAGAGGGGGCCATCGACGCGAGCAACATCCTGAAGCCGGCCTTGGCGCGCGGCGAGCTGCAGTGCATCGGCGCGACGACGCACGAAGAGTTTAGAAAGTACATCGAGAAGGACGCTGCGCTAGAGCGCCGCTTCCAGTCCGTAAAAATCCGAGAGCCCAACGAGGAAGAGGCGATCGACATCCTGAAGGGTCTGAGAGAGCGGTACGAGGCCCACCACAACGTGGAGATCACGAACGACGCCCTAGTGGCGGCCGTCCAGCTTGCGCAACGGTACATCACGGATCGAACCCTGCCCGACAAGGCGATCGACCTGATGGACGAGGCGGCCAGCAGGGTCCGCCTGCAACAGAGCCTCCCGCCGTTCGAGGTTCGACAGGACAAGGTCCGCATCGGCAAGATGAAATCGGAGTTGGAACACCTCGTGCGCCGCTCGCCAGACGGCGACGATGCGAAAAAGCTCGAGGCAGAGATCGAGGAGTTGCAGGACTCCGTCTCGGAGCGCGAGGAGGCGTGGCACGCAGAGGAGAAGCCCGAACCGGTCGTGGACGAAGGCGAGATCGCTACGATCGTGCAGAGCTGGACCGGTATTCCAGTGACCCGCTTGGTAGAAGCCGAAAGCCAGAAGCTGCTCCGCATGGAGGACGATCTGCATAAGCGAATCATCGGCCAGGCGGTCGCCGTCTCGGCCGTCTCACGCGCCATTCGCCGCGCACGCAGCGGCCTCAAGGATCCGAAGCGACCGATAGCGAGCTTCATCATGCTCGGGCCGACCGGCGTCGGCAAAACGGAATTGGCGAAAGCCTTGGCTGAGTACCTGTACGAAAAAGAGTCCTCGATGATCCGGCTCGATATGTCCGAGTACATGGAGCGGTTCGCCGTCAGCCGGCTCACTGGAGCGCCTCCTGGCTACGTAGGGTACGACGACGGCGGTCAGCTCACTGAACAGGTTCGGCGAAACCCTTACGCAGTCATTCTGCTCGACGAAATCGAGAAAGCTCACCCAGAAGTGTTCAACCTGCTGCTGCAGGTCATGGAAGACGGACAGCTGACGGACAGCCAGGGCAGAACGGTCGACTTCAAGAACACGATCATCATCATGACCTCGAACGTGGGCGTCCGGCCGGTCGAGCTGGACAAGGGCCTTGGTTTCCGCGACGTGACCCTAGACCCCGATGATCCGAAGACTTATGAGACGATGAAGAAGCGGATGATGAGCGAGATGAAGAAGACCTTCCGACCCGAGTTCTTGAACAGGGTCGACGAGATCGTCGTTTTCCAGCATCTGACGCGAGACGAAATCCTTAAGGTCGCCGACCTCTACATGGAGCGAATCAATCGGCAGGCCAAGGAAATCGGCATTTCAATCGAGCTGAGCGAAAAGCTGAAGGACATGCTCGTGGACAAGGGTTACGACCCGAACCTCGGAGCGAGACCGCTTAGAAGAGCGGTGCAGCGCTACATCGAAGACCCCCTCAGCGAAGAGCTTCTGCTGAGCCACTTTAGCGAGGGCGATGCGATCTTGGCGGACCTGGATGAAGACGGCAACGTAATGTTCCGACGAAAAGGCACGGACGAAGGCCCCGCGAAGGAAGAGGCCGAAATCATCCCGAACTAG
- a CDS encoding MCE family protein, with protein MQSAWKVGLMVVLFGVLLLASYALLQRSMFAEETIEYYVEFEDAGGLSVGARVLLSGVQIGSVTRVELVRPGQARATLAVGKRYEIPEGVTAVLPTPFISIGDRQIQLIVPSDSTGVLSAGAVIPGTVFSPMETILPDSNKTLEELNRTLVALRGLLEDDELKAGLYGMISASEESITSFGNLANRMDGILARNAGKFDELLATTARSLLNLEALSLEVRELAESGLLQDKAVLLLDNLNEAVLAGKELIASLDVLATNPELTAAIMETAANVRSISDSGTRIAVSAELIAENGVIVSDEAIKLARKANELADEVGELLDSLKAAIERFQIGGTAFTEGLEVSTDLTRELSHGRFRADVNVTLPVGETKVTFGLYDAFESNKLNLQLHNQLTNRLDLRYGVYASKPGVGVDYALAPRLAFRGDLFDLNDTQLDLRLRYQFTNTIHGWFGIERLLRRSSPSIGVGIKQ; from the coding sequence ATGCAGTCAGCGTGGAAGGTGGGTTTGATGGTCGTGCTGTTCGGTGTGCTGTTGCTGGCGAGCTATGCACTGCTGCAGCGCAGTATGTTTGCCGAAGAGACGATCGAGTACTACGTGGAGTTTGAGGACGCCGGTGGACTGAGCGTAGGCGCCAGAGTTCTACTGTCAGGCGTTCAAATCGGCTCTGTGACCCGGGTCGAGCTCGTCAGGCCCGGACAGGCTCGAGCGACGCTGGCAGTTGGCAAGCGGTACGAGATTCCGGAAGGTGTCACTGCGGTGCTGCCCACACCGTTCATCTCGATCGGCGACCGCCAGATTCAGCTAATTGTGCCGTCCGATTCGACCGGCGTGCTGTCGGCTGGCGCAGTGATTCCCGGCACGGTCTTCTCGCCGATGGAGACGATTCTGCCGGACAGCAACAAGACGCTGGAGGAGCTGAACCGCACGCTGGTTGCCCTGCGCGGGCTGCTGGAAGACGACGAGCTCAAGGCAGGGCTCTACGGCATGATCAGCGCCAGCGAAGAGTCGATTACGAGCTTTGGCAACCTCGCCAACAGGATGGACGGCATTCTTGCGCGGAACGCTGGAAAGTTCGACGAGCTGCTCGCCACGACGGCTAGAAGCCTGCTAAACCTCGAAGCGCTCAGCCTCGAAGTGCGCGAGCTTGCTGAGAGCGGTCTGCTGCAAGATAAAGCCGTCCTGCTGCTGGATAACTTGAACGAGGCAGTCCTTGCCGGGAAGGAGCTTATCGCCAGCTTGGACGTGCTTGCGACAAATCCTGAGCTGACGGCCGCGATCATGGAGACGGCGGCGAACGTACGCTCCATCTCCGACTCAGGCACTCGGATCGCCGTGAGCGCTGAGCTGATCGCAGAAAACGGCGTCATCGTCAGCGATGAGGCGATCAAGCTTGCCAGAAAGGCGAACGAGCTGGCGGACGAAGTCGGCGAACTCTTGGATTCGCTCAAAGCGGCCATTGAGCGGTTTCAAATTGGTGGAACCGCCTTCACCGAGGGGCTCGAGGTCTCAACTGATCTGACGCGCGAGTTGTCGCACGGCAGGTTCAGGGCCGATGTCAACGTGACTCTGCCGGTCGGCGAGACTAAGGTCACGTTCGGCCTGTACGACGCCTTCGAGAGCAACAAGCTGAACCTACAGCTTCACAACCAGCTCACGAATCGACTGGACCTTAGGTACGGTGTGTATGCGAGCAAGCCCGGCGTTGGGGTAGATTATGCGCTTGCGCCCAGGCTCGCGTTCCGCGGCGATCTGTTCGATCTGAACGACACGCAGTTGGACTTGAGGCTACGGTATCAGTTCACCAACACGATTCACGGCTGGTTCGGTATTGAGCGACTTCTCCGGCGGTCATCGCCATCGATTGGAGTCGGCATCAAGCAGTAG
- a CDS encoding 50S ribosomal protein L9 has protein sequence MKVILKQTVPKVGKEGQVVKVKNGFARNFLFPRGMATVADKAQLKVLEARNKKLESKLAETKAAADAIAEKLSGGELRIEVKSGIGARLFGAVTAQDLADAIKEQLGVEVEKKAVGILQPIKQLGSFTIEIDLHRQVDCKIVANIIDPVKEQQAVADAAGLADQLAEDETAEGESAETTSEEAAPAETEPAEDGTAEVESADSDSEEAAPAESEPAEEPSPEAAKES, from the coding sequence ATGAAAGTCATTTTGAAGCAAACCGTCCCGAAAGTAGGGAAGGAGGGGCAAGTCGTCAAAGTCAAGAACGGCTTTGCTCGCAACTTCCTCTTTCCGAGAGGCATGGCGACCGTCGCCGATAAGGCTCAGCTGAAGGTCTTGGAAGCAAGAAACAAGAAGTTGGAGTCGAAGCTGGCGGAGACGAAGGCTGCTGCTGATGCGATTGCGGAGAAGCTGAGCGGTGGCGAATTGAGGATCGAGGTTAAATCGGGAATTGGGGCTCGGCTTTTTGGAGCAGTGACCGCGCAAGACTTGGCCGATGCGATCAAGGAGCAGCTGGGTGTCGAGGTCGAAAAAAAGGCCGTCGGAATTTTACAGCCGATCAAGCAGCTCGGTAGCTTTACGATCGAGATCGACCTTCACCGGCAGGTCGACTGTAAAATCGTCGCCAACATCATCGACCCGGTGAAGGAGCAACAAGCGGTAGCCGACGCGGCAGGGCTGGCTGACCAGCTGGCAGAAGATGAAACTGCTGAAGGCGAGTCCGCAGAGACGACCTCAGAAGAGGCTGCGCCAGCTGAGACCGAGCCGGCAGAAGACGGAACTGCTGAAGTCGAATCCGCAGATTCGGATTCAGAAGAGGCTGCGCCAGCGGAGAGCGAGCCAGCAGAAGAACCCAGCCCAGAAGCCGCCAAAGAGTCTTAG
- a CDS encoding dihydrodipicolinate synthase family protein, translating into MAPFDKVIVPLVTPFTDDTATISEVRLAREIRFHIDRGAAGFLVCGEIGDFTSLSASERKTVLEWTMRDAHGLPVYVNATAQTTASAADLCQHAARHGARGAVVAGPPTGIIHASELRMHFAAVMRHGNMHVSFVGPPGFFESVSDSAGPVLERATSLAKMGAGDYCLMPDVHTDEVAFGDLVATPLAVFGADKLPQLIDGWDTFGPILISMVGEDGLSRFAHAALSESSLDVGYSRGPVQPLGPEPSKALESIVAAIQA; encoded by the coding sequence GTGGCACCTTTCGACAAAGTCATCGTTCCGCTGGTTACGCCGTTCACCGACGACACGGCGACGATCAGTGAAGTAAGGCTTGCGCGCGAGATTCGTTTTCACATTGATCGCGGCGCTGCCGGCTTCTTGGTCTGCGGCGAGATCGGTGATTTCACGTCTTTGAGCGCATCGGAGCGCAAGACTGTGCTTGAGTGGACGATGCGGGACGCGCACGGCCTGCCCGTTTACGTCAACGCAACCGCGCAGACGACCGCCAGCGCAGCGGACCTGTGTCAGCATGCTGCCCGGCACGGCGCGCGAGGAGCGGTGGTCGCTGGCCCGCCGACGGGGATCATTCACGCTTCCGAGCTTCGCATGCACTTCGCGGCAGTGATGAGGCACGGGAACATGCACGTCTCTTTTGTTGGTCCGCCCGGTTTTTTTGAATCCGTATCGGACTCCGCTGGGCCCGTGCTCGAACGGGCGACTTCGTTGGCCAAAATGGGAGCGGGCGACTACTGCCTGATGCCCGACGTCCACACGGACGAAGTCGCTTTTGGCGATCTCGTCGCAACGCCGCTCGCAGTCTTTGGCGCCGACAAGCTGCCGCAACTGATCGACGGATGGGACACGTTCGGGCCGATCTTGATTTCGATGGTTGGTGAAGACGGTCTCAGCCGCTTTGCGCACGCCGCGCTGTCCGAATCTTCGCTCGACGTAGGCTACTCCCGTGGCCCGGTGCAACCGCTGGGGCCGGAACCTTCGAAGGCACTTGAGAGCATCGTTGCCGCAATTCAGGCCTAA
- a CDS encoding beta-lactamase family protein: MTTRFAHLFAVCIWILSISSAVLADGADVREAFEKHMADNGVVGGSVAIVKDGKVLFADGFGWQDRDAKIEATGDTVYRLASISKPVTTIAALQLVESGKMSLFAHAQRYAPAFPTKEYTFTLRHLLTHTAGIRHYLVTRQDNGIERIDKTSDAIKKFADDDLLYEPGTRYRYSTHAFTLVALMIEGASGMTFEEYLTVNVFERASLGSLRLEKREIENKHRSQLYGKDRNGVGQLPIRVEDNSWKYAGGGMESSPIDLARFGDAVLHNKLLKKVTVDFMWSAQFFGGFDTGRGLGWALTGEGNPVHGGSQQGSRTYLYVDRKTGLVYCVMTNTGGHDVGALMNAVIEAWES; the protein is encoded by the coding sequence ATGACGACACGATTCGCGCACCTCTTCGCCGTCTGCATTTGGATCCTGAGCATCTCAAGCGCCGTCCTCGCCGACGGCGCCGACGTCCGCGAAGCCTTTGAAAAGCACATGGCCGACAATGGGGTTGTCGGCGGTTCAGTAGCGATTGTGAAGGACGGCAAAGTGCTGTTCGCAGACGGGTTCGGCTGGCAAGACCGGGACGCAAAGATCGAAGCAACGGGCGACACCGTATACCGACTTGCGTCTATCAGCAAACCGGTGACGACAATCGCGGCCCTGCAGCTTGTCGAAAGCGGGAAGATGTCGCTTTTCGCACATGCGCAAAGATACGCCCCTGCATTTCCCACGAAGGAGTACACGTTCACTTTGCGCCATCTGCTCACCCACACGGCGGGCATTCGGCACTATCTCGTAACTCGTCAGGACAACGGTATCGAGCGGATTGATAAGACGTCCGACGCAATCAAGAAATTTGCTGACGACGACCTTCTGTACGAACCTGGCACGAGGTACCGCTACAGCACACACGCTTTCACCCTAGTCGCTCTGATGATCGAAGGTGCGTCCGGCATGACGTTCGAAGAGTACTTGACGGTCAACGTGTTTGAGAGAGCTAGCCTCGGCTCGCTGCGGCTTGAGAAGCGAGAGATCGAGAACAAGCACAGATCCCAGCTGTATGGGAAGGACCGCAATGGGGTTGGGCAACTACCGATCCGCGTTGAAGACAACAGCTGGAAGTACGCAGGCGGTGGGATGGAATCGAGCCCGATCGACCTGGCGCGATTCGGCGACGCTGTTTTGCACAATAAACTCTTGAAGAAGGTGACGGTCGACTTCATGTGGTCGGCCCAGTTCTTCGGCGGTTTCGACACAGGGCGCGGCCTGGGCTGGGCGCTGACGGGCGAAGGCAACCCGGTTCACGGCGGTTCACAGCAGGGCTCGCGCACGTACCTTTACGTCGATCGCAAGACGGGCCTGGTGTACTGCGTGATGACGAACACGGGCGGACATGACGTCGGCGCGCTGATGAATGCCGTGATCGAAGCTTGGGAGAGCTAG
- the xth gene encoding exodeoxyribonuclease III, translated as MKIATFNVNSVRARLPVVLDWLRYHDPDVLALQETKVPDDGFPVKEFEELGYQVAMHGQKSYNGVAIISKEKAKDVQFGLGDEQLDEECRVIRATFDGVTVINTYVPNGNEVNSEKWGFKMRWLDCFAEFSKDFAKSSERAIWLGDINVAPTPGDVYDSERMAGGVAHHPDEFKRLKKIVKTGWSDCFLEFCTAPGQYTFWDFRVPNSVGLNAGWRLDHIYCTESMREKCQRCWVDKTPREEEKPSDHTPVVAEFDTM; from the coding sequence ATGAAGATCGCGACGTTCAACGTGAACTCAGTCCGTGCGCGGCTGCCCGTCGTGCTGGACTGGCTGCGGTACCACGACCCCGACGTGCTGGCTTTGCAAGAGACCAAGGTGCCGGACGACGGATTTCCTGTGAAGGAGTTCGAGGAGCTTGGCTACCAGGTCGCGATGCACGGGCAGAAGAGCTACAACGGCGTCGCGATCATCAGTAAGGAGAAGGCGAAGGACGTACAGTTCGGCCTCGGCGACGAACAGCTCGACGAGGAGTGCCGGGTCATCCGCGCGACGTTCGACGGCGTCACGGTGATCAACACGTACGTGCCGAACGGCAACGAGGTCAACAGCGAGAAGTGGGGATTCAAGATGCGGTGGCTCGACTGTTTTGCCGAGTTTTCTAAGGACTTTGCTAAGAGCAGCGAGCGTGCGATCTGGCTCGGCGACATCAACGTCGCCCCGACCCCGGGAGACGTTTACGATTCAGAGCGAATGGCGGGCGGGGTCGCGCACCACCCGGACGAGTTCAAGCGTCTCAAGAAGATCGTCAAGACCGGGTGGAGCGACTGCTTTCTTGAGTTCTGCACCGCGCCGGGGCAGTACACGTTCTGGGATTTTCGCGTGCCAAACTCGGTCGGCCTGAACGCCGGATGGCGGCTCGATCACATCTACTGCACCGAGTCGATGCGCGAAAAGTGCCAGCGGTGCTGGGTGGACAAAACCCCCCGGGAGGAAGAAAAACCGAGCGATCACACTCCGGTCGTCGCAGAGTTTGATACCATGTAG
- a CDS encoding DUF2807 domain-containing protein: MNRIAQISAMAVGGVMAGGCMHVSAHAQTVERTVDEYTSIELIGAADVHVTVGDDYYLKIEGPKDRLENLTTVVEDGTLTISEDSTGLFTTGSIEIWITMPAISAFTLSGAGDVVIEGVAGESFELTVRGAGDVEVSGEVDTATISVSGAGDVDAKDLIAKDATVTVRGAGDVDVYASESLTATVQGFGDVTYFGDPATVTPEVKGMGDISAGK, from the coding sequence ATGAATAGAATTGCACAGATTAGCGCGATGGCAGTTGGTGGAGTGATGGCAGGAGGATGCATGCACGTCTCGGCGCATGCGCAGACAGTCGAGCGGACAGTGGATGAGTACACGTCGATCGAATTGATAGGCGCTGCGGACGTCCACGTCACGGTCGGCGACGACTACTACTTGAAGATCGAGGGGCCGAAGGATCGGCTGGAGAACCTCACGACGGTCGTCGAGGACGGAACCCTGACGATCAGCGAAGATTCGACGGGTCTTTTCACGACAGGAAGCATCGAGATTTGGATCACGATGCCAGCGATCTCGGCGTTCACGCTGAGCGGTGCGGGCGACGTGGTCATCGAGGGCGTTGCAGGTGAGAGCTTCGAGCTGACCGTTCGTGGCGCCGGCGATGTCGAAGTTTCCGGCGAAGTTGACACAGCGACGATCTCTGTCAGCGGCGCAGGCGACGTTGATGCGAAGGACCTGATCGCGAAAGACGCAACAGTCACCGTGCGAGGCGCGGGCGACGTGGACGTTTATGCGAGCGAGTCGCTCACAGCGACGGTGCAGGGCTTCGGCGACGTCACGTACTTCGGCGATCCGGCAACCGTCACGCCGGAAGTCAAAGGCATGGGCGACATCTCGGCTGGCAAGTAG
- a CDS encoding M20/M25/M40 family metallo-hydrolase, producing the protein MVRFRVAALAALSCLAAGALAQGDPDVIAKIIDEGKTRNQTRAHLEYLTEQIGARLTSSLALQRACEWTASQFRSFGLENVELEQWGEWPVGFDRGRSHIGRMTAPEQRNFEFTTRSWTPGTNRLLVGRTVREPLTLEDAKRRTGRFNGAWILMNPRGTEGLPERDVRNEIWQALKAAGALGKVASARNELVLTGGSYNIKWDDLPTDVSITVRKSDFEAAAANVDAGRITILEFDLRQTMRQGPIANYNVIAEIRGTEKPDEVVIVSGHLDSWDGPGSTGACDNGTGTMVALEAARLLMAAGAKPKRTIRFIMWTGEEQGLHGSRRYVAMHADEMDMISAVLVDDGGTNYSGGLRCIESMAPMLREATDPLNEAFPNMPVTIRVAERMPRGGGSDHASFNRVGVPGFFWNETGVADYRYIHHTQHDKLTAAINAYLIQSSVAAAVTAYNLACADTMLPRQIDEGN; encoded by the coding sequence ATGGTTCGTTTTCGAGTCGCGGCGCTAGCCGCGCTGAGTTGTCTGGCGGCTGGCGCCCTGGCCCAAGGCGACCCAGACGTCATCGCAAAGATCATCGACGAGGGCAAGACCCGCAATCAGACCCGTGCTCACCTGGAGTATCTGACCGAGCAGATCGGAGCGCGGTTGACGAGTTCGCTGGCGCTTCAAAGGGCGTGCGAGTGGACCGCGTCACAGTTCCGCTCGTTCGGACTGGAAAACGTCGAGCTTGAACAGTGGGGCGAGTGGCCCGTCGGATTCGACCGCGGAAGGAGCCACATCGGCCGCATGACCGCCCCCGAGCAGCGCAACTTTGAGTTCACCACGCGATCTTGGACGCCTGGCACCAACCGGCTGCTGGTCGGACGCACTGTGAGAGAGCCGCTCACCCTCGAGGACGCCAAGCGGCGCACAGGTCGGTTCAACGGTGCGTGGATACTGATGAATCCGAGAGGCACCGAGGGACTTCCTGAGCGTGATGTACGAAACGAAATCTGGCAGGCGCTGAAGGCGGCTGGCGCGCTGGGCAAGGTCGCCAGCGCGCGAAACGAACTGGTTCTCACCGGCGGAAGCTACAACATCAAATGGGACGACCTCCCGACTGACGTGAGCATCACCGTTCGTAAAAGCGACTTTGAAGCGGCAGCCGCAAACGTCGACGCAGGCAGAATCACGATTCTCGAGTTCGACCTCCGGCAGACGATGCGACAGGGACCGATCGCCAACTACAACGTCATCGCCGAAATCCGGGGCACTGAAAAGCCGGACGAAGTCGTGATCGTCAGCGGCCACCTCGATAGCTGGGACGGCCCTGGATCGACCGGTGCTTGCGACAACGGAACGGGAACGATGGTCGCGCTGGAGGCGGCGCGCCTTCTCATGGCGGCAGGAGCGAAGCCGAAGCGAACGATCCGGTTCATCATGTGGACCGGTGAGGAGCAAGGCCTCCACGGCTCGCGCCGATATGTGGCCATGCACGCCGATGAGATGGACATGATCAGCGCGGTGCTCGTCGACGACGGCGGCACGAACTACAGCGGAGGGCTCAGATGCATCGAGAGCATGGCCCCGATGCTGCGAGAGGCCACGGACCCGCTCAACGAAGCGTTCCCGAATATGCCCGTGACGATTCGCGTGGCAGAGCGAATGCCCCGCGGTGGCGGCAGCGACCACGCGTCGTTCAACCGAGTAGGCGTTCCGGGATTCTTTTGGAACGAGACCGGCGTCGCCGACTATCGGTACATCCACCACACGCAGCACGATAAGCTGACGGCCGCGATCAACGCGTACTTGATCCAGTCGAGCGTAGCTGCTGCCGTGACAGCGTACAACCTCGCGTGCGCTGACACGATGCTGCCCAGGCAGATCGACGAGGGCAACTAG
- a CDS encoding superoxide dismutase family protein gives MKLSHANSFVTALLLAGSAGVGAAISSFGSADAQQAIDPSRRQRVMITSAVAVIQSTAGNTASGVVRFTDVPGGVRIEAEISGLKPGSKHGFHIHELGDMTSTDGKSMGGHYNPANTAHALPGSTRHAGDMGNLVADSDGVAKYSAEMQGITVAGMVNPIVGRGVVIHALPDDGGQPTGNAGARIGYGVIGIAKAGS, from the coding sequence ATGAAGCTCTCCCATGCAAACAGTTTCGTCACTGCCCTGCTCCTCGCCGGCTCGGCTGGAGTAGGGGCTGCGATCTCCAGTTTCGGCAGCGCCGATGCGCAGCAAGCGATCGACCCCAGCAGGCGCCAGCGCGTAATGATTACGAGCGCCGTCGCCGTAATCCAATCGACTGCTGGCAACACGGCCTCTGGCGTCGTGCGGTTTACCGACGTCCCTGGCGGAGTTAGGATCGAGGCCGAGATCAGCGGGCTAAAGCCAGGATCGAAGCACGGCTTCCACATCCACGAGCTTGGCGACATGACCTCCACGGACGGCAAGAGCATGGGCGGTCACTACAACCCAGCCAACACCGCGCACGCTCTACCCGGTTCCACGAGACACGCTGGCGATATGGGCAACCTCGTCGCAGACTCTGATGGCGTCGCGAAGTACTCGGCGGAGATGCAGGGCATCACTGTTGCAGGAATGGTCAACCCGATCGTCGGTCGAGGCGTCGTTATCCACGCGCTGCCGGACGACGGTGGCCAGCCGACCGGCAACGCTGGCGCACGGATCGGCTACGGCGTAATCGGCATCGCGAAGGCTGGCAGCTAG